Proteins co-encoded in one Babylonia areolata isolate BAREFJ2019XMU chromosome 5, ASM4173473v1, whole genome shotgun sequence genomic window:
- the LOC143282569 gene encoding LOW QUALITY PROTEIN: cytochrome P450 2D6-like (The sequence of the model RefSeq protein was modified relative to this genomic sequence to represent the inferred CDS: substituted 1 base at 1 genomic stop codon) — MLQTAAALMLSYLPGSEKSSTAILWALLFFLHYPHVQDTCFQEISDVVRPHRLPAISDRRKLPYXQAMIWEVQRKGDIVPLSGLHASSRHVKFHGYVIPEDSHDPGIWGDPENFRPERFIGPDGKLTRSEELIPFSVGRRVCLEEPLARMELFLYLTTLIQHFRFLPADEAQLPPVEGLFGLTHRPQPYKLHAVPRM; from the exons ATGTTACAGACTGCTGCCGCGCTTATGCTGTCctacctcc CGGGGTCGGAGAAATCGTCCACAGCCATCCTGTGggccctcctcttcttcctgcacTACCCGCACGTGCAGGACACGTGCTTCCAAGAGATTTCTGACGTCGTCAGACCTCACCGCCTGCCCGCCATCAGTGACAGACGGAAGCTGCCGTACTAGCAGGCCATGATCTGGGAGGTGCAGCGGAAAGGGGACATCGTGCCCTTGTCCGGTCTGCATGCGTCATCTCGTCACGTCAAATTCCATGGTTACGTCATCCCCGAGGATTCCCAT GATCCGGGCATCTGGGGAGATCCCGAGAACTTCCGGCCTGAGAGATTTATCGGTCCTGACGGGAAACTGACCCGCTCAGAAGAGCTGATTCCCTTCAGCGTTG GTCGCCGTGTGTGTCTTGAGGAGCCTCTGGCTCGGATGGAGCTCTTCCTGTACCTGACCACTCTCATTCAGCACTTCCGCTTCCTGCCAGCGGACGAGGCACAGCTGCCACCTGTGGAAGGACTGTTCGGGTTGACCCATCGTCCCCAGCCGTACAAACTCCACGCAGTTCCAAGAATGTGA